In Podospora pseudoanserina strain CBS 124.78 chromosome 5, whole genome shotgun sequence, a single window of DNA contains:
- a CDS encoding hypothetical protein (EggNog:ENOG503NW5M; COG:U; antiSMASH:Cluster_8), translating to MISQRNIRTSAPSSPELTPNHGGSPRPNSLPRRPRLPPPNPLPPRHREKTSPTVVKEADKFTHSLRIWLVFLVLCLLSFISAIDATIITISLPTITHSLNHGSPASSNDYVWIANTYLFASTAPQPFFG from the exons ATGATCTCCCAACGCAACATCCGAACA TcagctccatcatcaccagagcTCACACCAAATCATGGCGGCTCCCCTAGGCCCAACAGCCTCCCCCGCCGACCCaggctccctcctccaaaccccctcccaccacgaCACCGCGAGAAGACCTCCCCCACAGTAGTCAAAGAAGCGGACAAGTTTACCCACTCCCTCCGCATCTGgctcgtcttcctcgtcctctgcctcctctccttcatctccgcCATCGACGCAacaatcatcaccatctccctcccaacgATAACCCACTCCCTCAACCACGGCTCCCCGGCTTCCAGCAACGACTACGTCTGGATAGCCAACACCTACCTCttcgcctccaccgccccccagCCCTTCTTCGGGTAG